From Calonectris borealis chromosome 9, bCalBor7.hap1.2, whole genome shotgun sequence, one genomic window encodes:
- the LOC142085591 gene encoding cytochrome P450 2J6-like, with the protein MLTISQAFVVLIIFLLIVEFFKLRKACKQFPPGPTPLPLLGNLVHLNFQFHRDLLMELAKTHGNIYTLWFGWAPVIILNGYHAVKDGMTTHPEDVSGRMVSPFFKAMAKGKGIILASGRSWKQQRRFGIMTLRSLGMGKKGLEYRVQEEASHLVEFFLNLKGRPVDPSFPLFHSISNVICALVFGYHFSDEDKTFHELISATEYLFRFAGSFVHRLYEIFPWLMCRLPGPHKKALSCYDVLSSFARKEIRRHVERGIPDEPQDFIDFYLVEMEKSKDGVKPKYDEDNLVYVINDLFLGGSETSSTTLYWGLLYMVVNPDIQEKVQKELDAVLGPSQLICYEDRRKLPYTNAVVHEIQRFSNIVFVGMPRMCVRDTTLLGFPVKKGTVIMPNIASVLYDPEQWETPRQFNPGHFLDKEGNFITREAFLPFSAGHRVCLGEHLARTELFIFFANLLRAFTFRLPEGVTKINTEPILGGTLQPHPYRVCAIPR; encoded by the exons ATGCTGACAATAAGTCAAGCTTTTGTAGTCctgataatttttttgttaattgttGAGTTTTTCAAATTGCGAAAGGCATGCAAGCAATTCCCTCCTGGACCAACTCCTCTCCCATTGCTTGGAAACTTGGTGCACCTGAACTTTCAGTTTCATCGGGATCTTCTGATGGAG CTGGCAAAAACTCACGGTAACATATATACTTTGTGGTTCGGGTGGGCCCCAGTGATCATATTGAATGGATATCATGCAGTGAAGGATGGCATGACTACGCACCCTGAAGATGTTTCTGGGAGGATGGTATCTCCTTTCTTCAAAGCAATGGCCAAAGGAAAAG GTATTATACTGGCAAGTGGTCGCTCCTGGAAGCAGCAGAGACGCTTTGGTATAATGACTCTACGCAGTctgggaatggggaaaaaaggcctGGAGTATCGAGTGCAAGAGGAGGCCTCTCACCTGGTGGAGTTCTTTCTGAACCTGAAAG GAAGACCTGTGGatccttctttccctcttttccattCTATTTCAAATGTAATTTGTGCTCTGGTTTTTGGATATCACTTCTCTGATGAGGACAAAACTTTCCACGAACTGATCAGTGCCACAGAGTATTTATTCAGATTTGCAGGCAGCTTTGTTCATCGG CTGTACGAAATCTTCCCCTGGCTGATGTGCCGTCTCCCTGGTCCTCATAAGAAAGCGTTATCTTGCTACGATGTCCTGAGTTCTTTTGCAAGGAAGGAGATCAGAAGACACGTGGAGAGAGGGATACCAGATGAACCACAGGATTTCATTGACTTTTACCTGGTCGAGATGGAGAAA TCTAAAGATGGGGTCAAGCCCAAGTACGATGAAGACAATTTGGTATACGTTATAAATGATCTTTTCCTCGGTGGATCAGAGACCTCAAGCACAACATTGTACTGGGGACTGCTCTACATGGTAGTGAATCCAGACATCCAAG AGAAAGTGCAGAAGGAGCTGGATGCTGTTTTGGGTCCTTCCCAGTTAATCTGCTACGAGGATCGGAGAAAACTGCCCTATACAAACGCCGTGGTTCACGAGATCCAGCGCTTCAGCAACATTGTCTTTGTCGGCATGCCCAGAATGTGTGTGAGGGACACAACATTGCTAGGATTCCCCGTAAAAAAG GGCACCGTCATTATGCCAAATATAGCATCTGTTCTGTATGACCCTGAGCAATGGGAGACACCTCGACAGTTCAACCCTGGCCATTTTCTGGATAAAGAAGGAAACTTTATAACTCGAGAAGCCTTCTTACCATTCTCAGCAG GGCACCGTGTGTGTTTGGGGGAGCATCTAGCGAGGACCgagctctttattttctttgccaaCCTGCTGCGGGCATTCACCTTCCGGCTCCCTGAGGGGGTGACGAAGATCAACACGGAGCCCATTTTGGGGGGTACGCTGCAGCCCCACCCGTACAGGGTTTGTGCCATTCCGCGCTAG
- the LOC142085592 gene encoding cytochrome P450 2J4-like has translation MLTISQVLIALAVFLLIMQFFKLQQVRRRLPPGPIPLPVFGTLIQLNFQFNRDLLMKLAKIHGNIFTLWFGRAPVIILNGFQAVKDGMTMHPEDVSGRLVSPFFRAMAKGKGIMLATGHTWKQQRRFALRTLRNLGLGKRGLEHRVQEEAHYLVDFFASMKGKPLDPSFPLVHSVSNVICAVVFGHRFSREDETFHELIRATERLFKFGGSFIHHLYEIFPGLMCRLPGPHKKALSCYDVLSSFTRREIRMHTERGIPDELQDFIDFYLAHIEKSKDEPTSTYNEDNMVYSINDLFLGGSETTSTTLNWGLLYMMANPDIQEKVQKELDAVLGPSQIICYEDRRELPYTNAVVHEVQRFSNIISVGVPRVCVRNTTLLGFPLKKGTIVLPNIASSLYDPEQWETPRQFNPGHFLDKDGNFVSQEAFLPFSIGHRVCLGEHLARSELFIFFANLLRAFTFRLPEGVTKINTEPILGGTLQPHPYRVCAIPR, from the exons ATGTTGACAATAAGTCAAGTTCTTATAGCCTTGGCTGTATTTCTTCTAATTATGCAGTTTTTTAAGTTGCAACAAGTACGGAGACGACTTCCTCCTGGACCAATCCCTCTCCCAGTTTTTGGGACCTTGATACAGCTGAATTTTCAGTTTAACCGTGATCTCCTCATGAAG CTGGCAAAAATTCATGGCAACATATTCACCTTATGGTTTGGACGGGCCCCAGTGATCATACTGAATGGATTTCAAGCGGTTAAGGATGGTATGACCATGCACCCTGAAGACGTTTCTGGGAGGCTAGTGTCTCCTTTCTTCCGAGCAATGGCCAAAGGAAAAG GGATTATGCTGGCAACTGGTCACACCTGGAAGCAACAGAGAAGGTTTGCACTGAGGACTCTACGCAACCTTGGTCTGGGGAAAAGAGGTCTGGAGCATCGAGTTCAAGAAGAGGCCCACTACCTGGTAGACTTCTTTGCAAGTATGAAAG GGAAACCCCTGGATCCTTCTTTCCCTCTCGTTCATTCCGTCTCAAATGTAATTTGTGCTGTTGTTTTTGGACATCGCTTCTCCAGAGAGGATGAAACCTTCCACGAACTGATTAGAGCCACAGAGCGTCTATTCAAATTTGGAGGCAGCTTTATTCATCAT CTCTATGAAATCTTCCCCGGGTTGATGTGCCGTCTCCCTGGTCCTCATAAGAAGGCGTTGTCTTGCTATGATGTCCTGAGCTCTTTTACAAGGAGAGAGATCAGAATGCACACAGAGCGTGGGATACCAGACGAACTGCaggattttattgatttttaccTGGCTCACATTGAAAAA TCCAAAGATGAACCTACATCTACATACAATGAAGACAATATGGTTTATTCTATAAATGACCTTTTCTTGGGTGGATCAGAGACAACAAGCACTACTTTGAACTGGGGCCTACTCTATATGATGGCAAATCCAGACATCCAAG agaaagTGCAGAAGGAGCTGGATGCCGTTCTGGGTCCTTCCCAGATAATCTGCTATGAGGATCGGAGAGAACTGCCCTACACGAATGCTGTGGTTCATGAGGTTCAGCGCTTCAGCAATATTATCTCAGTTGGCGTGCCCAGAGTGTGTGTGAGGAACACTACGTTGCTTGGCTTTCCCCTCAAAAAG ggCACCATAGTTCTTCCAAATATTGCTTCGTCTTTGTATGACCCAGAGCAGTGGGAAACACCTCGACAGTTCAACCCTGGTCATTTCTTGGATAAGGATGGAAACTTTGTGAGCCAAGAAGCCTTTTTACCATTCTCAATAG GGCACCGTGTGTGTTTGGGGGAGCATCTAGCGAGGTCCgagctctttattttctttgccaaCCTGCTGCGGGCATTCACCTTCCGGCTCCCTGAGGGGGTGACGAAGATCAACACGGAGCCCATTTTGGGGGGTACGCTGCAGCCCCACCCATACAGGGTTTGTGCCATTCCGCGCTAG